The following is a genomic window from Falco cherrug isolate bFalChe1 chromosome 9, bFalChe1.pri, whole genome shotgun sequence.
aaggaggaaaaggacaGCGTAAACATTTTAGAGAATGACAGAGCATGCAAAGCACTGGATTCATTATACCCAAAAGTTGTGATTCAAAGACTCCTTATTACTGCAGGGTCTCACAACTGTTTCTTAGCCAAAAAGGATAAAACTATCAAgtctgaagaaggaagaaataagaagTGTCTGGGTGTAACAAGAGTACCATTGTCTTGTGGAAATAGttgggaacagaaaactgacTGTATGGATCTAGAAGACAGTAGTTCAGACTCTGACAAATGGGTTTCAGAAGCTGATACTCTAAAAGCCTGTGCTAGAAATAATGGCACCGTGAACAACGTATCTCCCTGCCAAAACCCAGGTCTTCCCATGAAATTGTCCTGCACTCCAACTGACTCTGAATGTAGGTTGTCACTGGAAACTCTCCACAGAGAAAGGAAGCGGAAGAAACATATAATGAAACAATCTAAGCCACACCCTGTAAAGCCATTCTCAGGAACAAGTGTATCACATCAGGTGTGTTTAAAAGGGTCATTAAAGGTGGAAATCAATGACCTGTTGCacatgtgttttggttttttttctgtttcaatgtAGGATGAAATTCTTGGTGCTGGCTTTTTCAGGTGTAACAAAAATGTATCCTCTTTTGCTATTCCTTTGTAAATTTTAGATCATGCTTGGGTAATCTGGTTCTTAACTATTTTACAATAAATGAGAAATCCTGGTTTAAAAGCAGGGGAGATATTCTGAGATAGATTGCAAGCGTGGAAATGCGATGGAGCTTTAAATTGTgtagaaaagaatatttttatcttaaatgTCTTATGACCTTGTGTTTTCTTACAATGTGGTGTAGGGAACAACCTGGCAAATTTCTGCTGGTTAGAAGTTGCAGTTAGTAGAAGTTCAGATTTACGCATTTAAGCCACAGTATTTAGATAGAGGTGGGAGTGGTCCTAGTAAGTATGTAGTATTTCATTACAGGTTGAATTACATTCACTTTTGTACAACCAAGAAAACCCTTTAAAAGGTTGCTGGTTACTTGCAACGATGATCATTATGTTTGCCTCCATAATGTGCAATGAATGGAACAAAAAAGATTGTTTagcttgtgtttccttttctccttagCACCTGTTCCTCTATTTGCTTGTCTGTGTCTTCTGTCATTTTGTTACTTTAAATTCCTAATGACTTGTTTGAGGAAAGTCAGCTGGACTATGTTGCCATATAGCCCAGGGGCACAAGTGGCTAATGGCCCTAAAAGTGGAGAGATTTACAACAGGAAGCTAATCTGaagaaaagatgtaaaattCAGATTGCGGAGAGTCTTTTTGTTGAGATCTTTGCAGCTGTGTGTTAAGTTTGTCTTGAAATTTAAGTATATTACcatatttctctgtgtgtgtgtaactaGGTCTGGATTCAGCACTTTGCTCAAGATATCAACAACCTGGTTTTAAAAAGTATGTgattaacttttttattttctccgTCTTTATTTTTAGGGAAATGAACGTCCTTTAAGAAAAGTACCACATTCTTGTCCAAGGGAGACTGCCTCAGGTAGAAGCAGTACTTATAATATGGAATTAATTAAACAATCAGTTTCATCACTTATTGTCTCTTTTCAGTggctgttttcctgttttctctcaaaaaaatattactgctgTATAGTGAAGGTTATTTCTAATATATGGCAAGCTTGAAGAGGTTTAAAAGTAATTTgggattttaatgaaaattgttACAGATTGTAACTTAATTAGATGTCATTAtgtttctttgtcttaagtTCTTAATCCCTGATTATTTTTATGGTTTCCCTTGCATTTTGGAACATCCACATTCACTGTGGTGGTTAAGaaattttgcctttcagcttAATCCAAAAAGAACTTTCTTGTTGAACTGAACGCTAAAGTTTAGCTGCCATTCTTTGGGTTTTTGTCCTTTTTAACCACATAATTTTGTTCTGCAGTAGGTAGAACTGAATATAACACGACTAGAAGCTTGAGCTAGGTCAGTgggatgattaaaaaaaaaaaaaaaaaaagagggatgaCCCAAACCAAGGAGAGTATTCCCATGTTGTGGGTCCCTGGCTGTGTAAACCTGTCAGACTCTCTGCCACTGTGCTTCACTTTCCGCTTGTGCTAGCAGTGGGACTTGGCCAGTGCTTTTTGGAGCTGATCTGGCTGAAAATTGAGTTGGGAAGTTCTCAGCCACATCAGCTCCATGAAGTAGTTTGCCATGAAGTGTCCAGGTGCTGATGCCAGCTGAaggcaggaagcagaaaaacatgGTGAGGAGGGCAGACTGGTACCGTAGAACCATAGACTGAAAATGGATTTCTTTctattccagattttttttttatgaccaCTCTTAAAattactgcagtattttcaaaatacttttcatgctttcattatttataaCCATAATTGGTaattacagaaattttcttCCAGTCCCATACCTCAACTGGGCTATTGTCTGTTTCCAAAGACTGGTTAATTCTAGTGTATAGGAAAAGTGTTTTATGGTGGCTACTGAGCTGCTTTAAAGCAAAGGATTTAATTTCTAAGTTAGTTACAATGATAACAGCGCAGTATCAGCTAAATCTTAGTTGTGGTTCACTTTGTTCAAGCAGAATGGAAGTATTGTAGTTTCTGATAAAAATTTCTGTCATAGTTGACTTAAATATAAAAGTTAGGGTTTCTTTTAAACATGACAACAGTGGtgtgcttttttcttaaacacttCATAGATGACACCTCTCAGCCAAAGCAGGTTTCAAAACATCAGGGGTCTTCAAATGCACTGAGAACATCATCTGAGATGGCCGCTGGTAGGCAGAAGAGGCAATCTATTCCTTCACACTGCCTTAGATCTAAGATGTGTTTTGGGCAATCCAAACAAATAGactttcctgggaaaaaaagacatgctACCATAAGTATGGATACACACAGTTCAAATCAATCTAAAGTATCAGGTTTGAATGACCCTACTTTTAGTAGATcatctgcaaaatgcaaaaataagaaGTCTGACTttgtaaaaagtattttaaagtctACTTGTGGTGATGTTCTGCAAATAAAGGAGGCTGCTGCTCTACCTAGACGTGACTCTACTTTTCCAGAGGAATACCTCAATTCAGGtgatgaaaatgagaaaaataattgctccGCTGTAGGCTTGTCATCTTCATATTCTGTACGCACTCCTGGTAAAAATAACCAGACTTCTGTTGTGGATACCAAAGAGAATCAATTGCAGGTGGCTAACTCATACTGTTTCTTGGAAAAgtcccttcctttttctcaggAAATAAGTACTGTGTTGCCTTCTCTCCACCACTTAACACAAACAAAAGGTGTGAAATCTCATCTCCAGAATGCTAGCTTCTCTCAGGTATTGGATGCTAAGAAAGAGCAAGATGGGAAAATACCAGAAAGACATGCATGTAATAAAGCTTACAATATTCAGTCcagaaaaagttttttgaaaacaaaatacacgACTTCAGAAGATGCTTCTGATTCTTGTTTAGTGGAAGGCTCTAGGAAGCTTGTACTCTCAGAAGAGACTGGTGAAAGTGTTCCGCATTTGTTGCCTTTTAAAGAAGGGTGTATGGACAGCGGCCATATGTCCTCACGACTGTCAGGAGAGGTAAAGGCTCGAAGCACCTGTACAGACAACTCCAAGCTGAATGCAAGATCAATAATCAGCTTTGATAGTGAAGATGACAGTTTGGAATGCAGTCTAGCTGATGTAGATGATGATGAAGAAGTAGCATTCGTGTCACTGCAACAAATTCTCTCTTCAAGTCCCAAGCCACAGACAGGAACGGAAGAATTTTGTGTTGACAGCTCTTCTCAGGACACCGTGAATCCATTACTGAATCTTCATGTAAGtggctaaaaaaacccaaaaaaagtATTGCATCAGCTTtgttatgttgtattttttatatgatttaaaaaattatttataatgcaTGAAAACTGAAGAGTTACTTGCCTGCAAAACTGGATACTCATCTGAAGAGTCCTATGCTGTACAGTGCAAGGTAGTCAGAGAAAGGGTGTGCTGCTTACTGTGCTTGTCCTTGGAGTGTTTGAAAGATGGTTTGTGCAGCTGGCTTGCATTAGCCACAGGCTCTTCAGTGGCTTTTAGGAATTCCGGTTTTgccctcctctgccctcccctaaagaaaaaggcaggaggttacatttaaaagatgtgtggggtctaatgttttcattttcctgatcaGGTAATACTTTTGAGTTGAGGGTAACTAGAGGAAATTAACCTAGATGTTGAGACATCTGTATGTTAGACCAGTCATATATCCTTGTCACAGTCTGTGATTGTCCGAAATCTGTACAAGTTCTCGATCTGTGGTGTTTTCTTTGATGCTGAATTTCATGGAAATTGAAAGTATTTTAGAAAGGATTTCAAAAAACTGAATTGCTTCTGTTCACAAAGGATAGATGAAGTGTTTAAATCCCAGTTTACAGAATATTGTGATGAATTGATGTGTGTTTTTAAGTTAGCCTATTTGTTCAACGAGAGCTTGTCAAATAAGTATAgtaattttgaagttttattgTGATATAGTGTTTATTTAGGAAAGTCCTGCAGTAAGGACTAATGTGGCATTCCTGACAAAGGTTGGAAATGCCTGCATTTGAATAAAAAGATTGTTGTGCTGAGTCTGGCTGGGTTGGGGTTTGGTTTCTTCATAACAGCTGTATGGTGGTGTGTGTTTTGGACAATAGCAGTGTCGATAAGAGAGTAGTCTGCTGGCCATTGGGAGCAGTACTTGCACAGTGTCAAGgctttctcttcctgttctGCCCCTGCAGCGAGTAGGCCAGAGTGAACAAAAGCTGGGGGAACAGAGCTTGAACAGCTGTAGATAACCAAAGGGGTATATTCCATGCAACATAGTGTCATGACCAAGCAGGGGGAGTGAGTCTGGCATGTAGCCATTACTTGGCGTCTGTCTGGGCATCCTTCTACTTGTGGGAGGTTCTGAGTGATTGCCTTTGCAtcgctttttttcttttcccccttacCGCCTCTTTCTTAGCTTATTACACTctctttatcttgacccatgaggtttcttgcttttgctcttcttATTCACTCCCCCCCACCACTGGGTGGGGAATGaacaagctgtgtggtgcttagctgtTGGCTGGGGTCAGCCCACTGCTGTTTtctacagcagaaaacaaataggAGAATACCCATATAAATACTCTCATCCTCCTCTCCTCTATTTAAAAATCCCTGAAACAGTTCATTTGTTGACTGAGTTACTGTCTCCGTAGGCAGATGTTGAAcagccataattattttatCTGTCCTTATGATTCATTATGCAGACACGTTATAGATCAGACTTCTGTGGTTACATACGTATTCCACAATCTTAACCAACATGTCTATGTAATTAATGGTTAAAACTGGCAAACAGATGCAGCCTAGATCAAATGTTTGTGGAACATGTGTGTGACCAGAACATTTGGCCTGTCTTGTTTCCGCATAATCAATGGCCAAATAAAACAGTTAAGAACTGAACCAAAATTTCCATGACTGTGTTTTGCATATGCTAGCATTCTTCTCCTGTCTTGTAAGAAAGTACATACGTGTATGTGCACATTGCTATAAAGTCTTGATTCCTCAGTTGTTCAACAGTCATTTTAGAGATATAAAACAGATATAAATTAAGGTAAGAGGTCTTCAGCTTTCCCACAGGATTTCCCAGACAAAGATGTGCTGATTGTTACATTTGAAAGCTACATCTGATTACCAAAAACTAATGCTGTATTAACTGGGTGTTTTATTAGCAGGTGAATACTAAATTCTTAAACTAACTTCTCTTACCTTTGGGTGATAGAAAATGCCCAGTGAGAGGGTATGCTCTTACTGAATTGTGTTCTCTTAAAACAAAGGAGGTCATAGGAGGAAGCTTTGTCACTTGTAA
Proteins encoded in this region:
- the SLF2 gene encoding SMC5-SMC6 complex localization factor protein 2 isoform X5, with translation MPDQTPNTGSVIDAFRRVKEEKDSVNILENDRACKALDSLYPKVVIQRLLITAGSHNCFLAKKDKTIKSEEGRNKKCLGVTRVPLSCGNSWEQKTDCMDLEDSSSDSDKWVSEADTLKACARNNGTVNNVSPCQNPGLPMKLSCTPTDSECRLSLETLHRERKRKKHIMKQSKPHPVKPFSGTSVSHQGNERPLRKVPHSCPRETASDDTSQPKQVSKHQGSSNALRTSSEMAAGRQKRQSIPSHCLRSKMCFGQSKQIDFPGKKRHATISMDTHSSNQSKVSGLNDPTFSRSSAKCKNKKSDFVKSILKSTCGDVLQIKEAAALPRRDSTFPEEYLNSGDENEKNNCSAVGLSSSYSVRTPGKNNQTSVVDTKENQLQVANSYCFLEKSLPFSQEISTVLPSLHHLTQTKGVKSHLQNASFSQVLDAKKEQDGKIPERHACNKAYNIQSRKSFLKTKYTTSEDASDSCLVEGSRKLVLSEETGESVPHLLPFKEGCMDSGHMSSRLSGEVKARSTCTDNSKLNARSIISFDSEDDSLECSLADVDDDEEVAFVSLQQILSSSPKPQTGTEEFCVDSSSQDTVNPLLNLHLSKPSVVSQVSYVNSLEHLLKEKEESKRVDELERWLQEDMQGKEADSLDGEHEDASGDEDLSEEHRAIIKRFSVVAHAIPDYPPGEDIFDFSTSGKIFNQHNLDLRNFHFIPQNPIERLLLNSGVTQQLSLAISGFLSSAYSCILCPIPILKWLFQMMSVHPDYCVSTQILDRLMEITLKNASISDEQSKPWIPSLADVSTVFVNMGVAFRSLFPLQHLQPNFNERDILSQMQETVGKQQPRGDLTSAGPAFSSLPENNLINVIKFLGFCTTVIQGGYTDQEILLLLLLLFKISLEKQLKRIPLIDFQCLFIKLLISIKDWDTKMPELCLAVSELSSHHHNLLWLVQLVPSWIVCGREVRRRLSLVIISKLLHKKHIEIPDDSDKQMSLLHQFLVYMKPSNLLKKMREGLEQQNASEDHLHTELEQEAYYLIYILLHLVSEASFFDVVNSNQRQHLLKLCGALDKHIKCDIREDARLFYRTKVRHVKDLVARIYGKWQDMIQTTWPTQGKLHDFWEPDS